In Thioalkalivibrio paradoxus ARh 1, the following are encoded in one genomic region:
- a CDS encoding single-stranded-DNA-specific exonuclease RecJ, protein MEPLIEAFVADGGVLREAEQLGLHPVAARVLANRASRAGVAPDWLLDFALRSLDPPDGLPDIEVAAERVARAVTERETVALVTDADSDGVNASAVLSRALIHHFGHPPDRVQHYIGLKLTEGYGLSDAVCDRILESASRPRLVITADIGSSDGPRIARLAEAGIDVVVTDHHGIPAQGGPDAALAFVNPQRPDSRYPDPLIAGVMVAWLLLWATRRHLIARGRLRADSPSLRELFGWVATGTVADVVSLARSRNNRIVVRAGIDQIEAGTYPCWRALRPHLGDAAKPLDASDLAFGIGPRLNAAGRLHDAMAGVHFLLAPDDATAVDRVAVLNQTNETRRAIEKRLTAEALEVAREQLRQGRCALVVFLTDGHAGVQGIVASRIMQAFGRPGVCLSARPDAPAVLAGSCRSIDGLSMLDTLQALACNEPGLFLSYGGHAGAAGLTLRQERLADFEAAFESEVAHRLRGQVLRPRILIDGDVPAGGIDWALLEGLAAIGPYGREFPEPVFRSQFTVLEAREVGAAGGHWRLALRHGGVRLGGIWFGAGRDAPVRPGEVVPLVFTPEANWWQGQRRLQIRVLARDRSVAHAAAS, encoded by the coding sequence ATGGAACCCCTGATCGAGGCGTTCGTCGCCGATGGCGGCGTGTTACGAGAGGCCGAGCAGCTCGGGCTGCACCCGGTGGCGGCACGCGTGCTGGCCAATCGCGCGAGCCGGGCGGGGGTTGCACCCGACTGGCTGCTGGATTTCGCCCTGCGTTCGTTGGATCCCCCCGATGGTCTGCCGGACATCGAAGTGGCCGCAGAGCGGGTGGCGCGTGCGGTGACGGAGCGGGAGACCGTCGCGCTGGTGACCGACGCCGATTCCGACGGGGTCAACGCCAGTGCGGTGCTCAGCCGCGCCCTGATCCATCACTTCGGCCATCCGCCGGACCGGGTGCAGCACTACATCGGCCTGAAACTGACCGAGGGCTATGGGCTGTCGGACGCGGTCTGTGATCGCATTCTAGAGTCCGCATCCCGCCCGAGGCTGGTGATCACCGCGGATATCGGCTCGTCCGACGGGCCCCGGATCGCCCGGCTGGCCGAGGCAGGGATCGATGTGGTGGTCACCGATCATCATGGCATTCCCGCGCAGGGTGGACCGGACGCGGCGCTGGCGTTCGTGAACCCCCAGCGTCCGGACTCGCGTTACCCGGATCCGCTGATCGCGGGGGTGATGGTGGCGTGGCTGCTGCTCTGGGCGACCCGCCGGCACCTGATCGCGCGCGGTCGGCTGCGCGCCGACAGCCCCAGCCTGCGCGAACTGTTCGGCTGGGTGGCCACCGGGACCGTGGCCGACGTCGTCTCGCTGGCGCGTAGCCGCAACAACCGCATTGTGGTGCGCGCAGGAATCGATCAGATCGAAGCCGGCACGTACCCTTGCTGGCGGGCGCTGCGCCCGCATCTCGGGGACGCGGCGAAACCGCTCGACGCCTCGGACCTCGCGTTCGGGATCGGTCCAAGGCTGAACGCAGCCGGGCGCCTGCACGACGCGATGGCAGGCGTGCACTTTCTGCTCGCGCCGGACGATGCGACGGCGGTGGATCGCGTGGCGGTGCTGAACCAGACCAACGAGACCCGGCGGGCAATCGAGAAACGACTGACCGCCGAAGCACTGGAGGTAGCGCGGGAACAGCTGCGGCAGGGGCGCTGTGCGCTGGTGGTGTTCCTGACCGACGGCCATGCCGGTGTGCAGGGAATCGTGGCGTCGCGGATCATGCAGGCCTTCGGGCGGCCTGGCGTGTGCTTGTCGGCGCGTCCGGACGCACCCGCGGTGCTGGCGGGTTCGTGCAGAAGCATCGATGGCCTGTCGATGCTCGACACGCTGCAAGCCCTTGCCTGCAACGAGCCGGGATTGTTTCTGAGCTACGGCGGACATGCCGGGGCCGCGGGTCTGACGCTCCGGCAGGAACGCCTCGCGGACTTCGAGGCAGCGTTCGAGTCCGAAGTGGCGCACCGCCTGCGCGGTCAGGTGCTGCGTCCGCGGATCCTGATCGATGGCGACGTTCCCGCCGGCGGCATCGACTGGGCGTTGCTGGAGGGGCTGGCCGCAATCGGTCCCTACGGCCGGGAGTTTCCCGAGCCGGTGTTCCGGTCGCAGTTCACGGTGCTGGAGGCCCGCGAGGTCGGTGCTGCCGGAGGGCATTGGCGCCTGGCACTGCGGCATGGCGGGGTGCGCCTCGGCGGCATCTGGTTCGGCGCTGGCCGGGACGCTCCTGTTCGCCCCGGAGAGGTCGTGCCGCTTGTATTCACACCCGAGGCGAACTGGTGGCAAGGGCAGCGCCGGCTGCAGATTCGCGTGCTTGCGCGCGACCGGTCGGTGGCGCACGCTGCGGCATCCTGA
- a CDS encoding peroxiredoxin, which yields MENTNAVQNPAPGMPRLNEPAPEFEAKTTHGVMKLSDYRGKWVVLFSHPADFTPVCTTEFMAFANAHPEFQKLNTELVGLSIDSNYAHLAWVRNIKEKFGMDIPFPIIEDLSMKVANAYGMIQPGASDTSAVRATFIIDDRGVLRAMVYYPMTNGRSIPEFLRLVQALQTSDSHGVATPEGWQPGDKVIVPPPATAEAAEARMKEGYECKDWYFCTKSL from the coding sequence ATGGAAAACACGAATGCAGTCCAGAATCCCGCCCCCGGCATGCCGCGCCTGAACGAGCCGGCGCCGGAATTCGAGGCCAAGACCACGCACGGCGTGATGAAGCTCTCCGACTACCGCGGCAAGTGGGTGGTGCTGTTCTCCCACCCGGCCGACTTCACGCCAGTGTGCACCACCGAGTTCATGGCCTTCGCCAACGCGCATCCGGAGTTCCAGAAGCTCAATACCGAACTGGTGGGCCTGTCCATCGACAGCAACTACGCCCACCTGGCCTGGGTCCGCAACATCAAGGAAAAGTTCGGAATGGACATCCCGTTCCCGATCATCGAGGACCTCTCGATGAAGGTGGCGAATGCCTACGGGATGATCCAGCCCGGCGCCTCGGATACCTCTGCGGTACGGGCGACCTTCATCATCGACGACCGCGGGGTATTGCGGGCGATGGTCTACTACCCGATGACCAACGGGCGCTCGATTCCCGAATTCCTGCGCCTGGTCCAGGCCTTGCAGACCTCCGACAGCCACGGCGTCGCGACGCCCGAGGGCTGGCAGCCGGGCGACAAGGTGATCGTCCCGCCGCCCGCCACGGCCGAAGCCGCCGAAGCCCGCATGAAGGAAGGCTACGAGTGCAAGGACTGGTACTTCTGCACCAAATCCCTCTAA
- a CDS encoding Alvin_2107 family globule sulfur oxidation protein yields MDKKTYFETSTKMESAGVNPSYVLGWQSGFLHNPKLEEQRVDDAYDAGYNDGLEGKTDGYSAWVQQ; encoded by the coding sequence ATGGACAAGAAGACCTATTTTGAGACTTCCACCAAGATGGAAAGCGCCGGCGTCAACCCTTCCTACGTGCTGGGGTGGCAGAGCGGTTTTCTGCACAACCCGAAGCTGGAAGAACAGCGCGTCGACGATGCCTACGATGCCGGCTACAACGACGGGCTCGAAGGCAAGACCGACGGCTACAGCGCCTGGGTGCAGCAGTAA
- a CDS encoding tetratricopeptide repeat protein yields the protein MHFSEDDQMSFESGLAAFEAKHFARAMQLLSPLAEAGHPDAQYRVAIMCQNGLGVVRQPETAVAQMRAAAEQGHAMAQHGLGFMYLEGDCVDKDPAQAVGWFEKAAEQGLAGSKTTLAMMYAQGTGVERDPETARRWYLAAGFDPDELDSLQR from the coding sequence ATGCACTTTTCTGAAGACGACCAGATGAGCTTCGAGAGCGGCCTCGCGGCGTTCGAGGCCAAGCATTTCGCGCGAGCGATGCAACTGCTGTCGCCGCTGGCCGAGGCGGGTCATCCAGATGCCCAGTACCGCGTCGCCATCATGTGCCAGAACGGCCTCGGCGTGGTTCGCCAGCCCGAAACCGCGGTGGCCCAGATGCGCGCGGCCGCCGAACAGGGCCACGCGATGGCGCAGCATGGCCTTGGATTCATGTACCTCGAGGGCGACTGCGTGGACAAGGATCCGGCGCAGGCCGTCGGCTGGTTCGAGAAGGCGGCGGAGCAGGGCCTCGCGGGTTCCAAAACCACGCTGGCGATGATGTATGCGCAGGGCACGGGCGTGGAACGCGACCCCGAGACCGCCCGGCGCTGGTACCTCGCCGCCGGTTTCGACCCCGACGAACTGGATTCGCTGCAGCGCTGA
- the grxC gene encoding glutaredoxin 3, whose amino-acid sequence MTRIRLYRIETCPYCDRAERLLQRKGVADWLDVIRIDDSRKAFAEMAKLTGQRTVPQVFIGERHVGGFDDLVELDMDGDLDELLDAVRNP is encoded by the coding sequence ATGACCCGGATTCGACTGTACCGTATCGAGACCTGCCCCTACTGCGACCGGGCCGAGCGCCTGCTGCAGCGCAAGGGGGTGGCGGATTGGCTGGACGTGATCCGCATCGACGACTCGCGCAAGGCATTCGCCGAGATGGCGAAGCTCACCGGTCAGCGCACCGTGCCGCAGGTGTTCATCGGCGAGCGGCACGTGGGCGGCTTCGATGACCTGGTCGAGCTGGATATGGACGGCGATCTCGACGAACTGCTCGACGCGGTGCGGAATCCCTGA
- the cysG gene encoding siroheme synthase CysG has protein sequence MDYYPLFMKLTGRPCLVVGGGNVAMRKVTLLRKAGAQVTVVAPELCPELVALRDAGEIEYRQRPFQDDDIDGRVLVIAATSDEAVNRHVSELATARFVPVNVVDRPELCTFITPSMIDRSPLQVAISTGGASPVLARLMRSRIESFIPATYGRLAALVEGFRDRVKARLPDTELRRRFWERQLEGPVTELVLSGREDAAREILEQAVHDGLDRRDDGGEVFLVGAGPGDPDLLTFRALRLMQLADVVVHDNLVSPAILELVRRDAEMIYAGKRRNQHTLPQEDINRLLVKLAKEGKRVLRLKGGDPFIFGRGGEEIDTLMQEGIPFQVVPGITAAAGCASFAGIPLTHRDYAQSLVFATGHLKDGTIDLNWNMLAQPAQTVVFYMGLLGLPIICRELKAHGRPGSTPAALVEQGTTQNQRVLVGTLDTLPELVAQQDVQPPTLIIVGEVVALHERLKWFQPESEHTAHSLFSSHGHAAPAEQAQAQARESA, from the coding sequence ATGGATTACTACCCTCTCTTCATGAAACTGACCGGCCGTCCCTGCCTCGTGGTCGGCGGCGGCAATGTCGCGATGCGCAAGGTCACGTTGCTGCGCAAGGCGGGGGCGCAGGTGACCGTGGTGGCGCCGGAGTTGTGTCCGGAACTGGTCGCGTTGCGCGATGCTGGCGAAATCGAATATCGGCAGCGGCCGTTTCAGGACGACGACATCGATGGGCGCGTGCTGGTGATCGCGGCCACGAGCGACGAGGCCGTCAACCGGCATGTGTCGGAACTCGCGACGGCCCGGTTCGTCCCGGTGAACGTGGTCGACCGCCCGGAGTTGTGCACCTTCATCACGCCGTCGATGATCGACCGGTCGCCGCTGCAGGTCGCGATCTCGACCGGCGGCGCCTCGCCAGTGCTGGCCCGGCTGATGCGGTCCCGCATCGAGAGCTTCATTCCGGCCACTTATGGCCGGCTGGCCGCGCTGGTCGAGGGGTTCCGCGACCGGGTCAAGGCGCGTTTGCCCGACACCGAGCTCCGCCGCCGGTTCTGGGAGCGGCAGCTCGAGGGGCCGGTCACCGAGCTGGTGCTGTCCGGGCGCGAGGATGCGGCGCGGGAGATTCTCGAGCAAGCCGTGCACGACGGGCTCGATCGGCGCGATGACGGTGGTGAAGTGTTCCTGGTCGGCGCGGGTCCGGGCGATCCGGATCTGCTGACCTTCCGGGCGCTGCGGCTGATGCAGTTGGCCGACGTCGTGGTACACGACAACCTCGTGTCGCCGGCGATCCTGGAACTCGTGCGCCGCGACGCCGAGATGATCTACGCAGGCAAGCGCCGCAACCAGCACACGCTGCCGCAGGAGGACATCAACCGGCTGCTGGTGAAGCTGGCGAAGGAAGGCAAGCGGGTGCTGCGCCTGAAGGGGGGCGACCCGTTCATCTTCGGTCGGGGCGGCGAGGAGATCGACACGCTGATGCAGGAAGGCATCCCGTTCCAGGTCGTCCCGGGCATTACCGCGGCCGCGGGCTGCGCGTCGTTCGCGGGCATCCCGTTGACGCACCGGGACTATGCCCAGTCGCTGGTATTCGCAACGGGGCACCTGAAGGACGGCACCATCGACCTGAACTGGAACATGCTGGCGCAGCCCGCGCAGACGGTGGTCTTCTACATGGGGCTGCTCGGCTTGCCGATCATCTGCCGGGAACTCAAGGCGCACGGCCGCCCGGGATCGACGCCGGCGGCGCTGGTCGAGCAGGGCACGACCCAGAACCAGCGGGTGCTGGTGGGTACGCTCGACACGCTGCCGGAACTGGTCGCGCAGCAGGATGTACAGCCGCCGACGCTGATCATCGTCGGCGAAGTGGTGGCGCTGCACGAGCGCCTGAAGTGGTTCCAGCCGGAATCCGAACATACCGCGCACAGCCTGTTCAGCAGCCACGGCCATGCGGCCCCGGCCGAGCAGGCGCAGGCGCAGGCGAGGGAATCGGCATGA
- a CDS encoding S24 family peptidase: MDLDLSGTGGCSDSEPFALRVLGDSMAPEFEHGMIIIIDPSAPATHGGYVVAQVDGEYLFRQLVIEDGSHYLVALKEDHRRLSIPGRQAIVGVVTQRAGTRRSQHKRYL; this comes from the coding sequence ATGGATCTGGATCTGTCGGGCACGGGCGGCTGCTCCGACAGCGAGCCGTTTGCGCTGCGCGTGCTAGGCGACAGTATGGCGCCCGAATTCGAGCACGGGATGATCATCATCATCGACCCGTCCGCGCCCGCCACCCATGGCGGCTACGTGGTCGCGCAGGTCGATGGCGAATACCTGTTCCGCCAGCTCGTGATCGAGGACGGAAGCCATTATCTGGTGGCCTTGAAGGAAGACCATCGCCGCCTGTCCATTCCCGGTCGCCAGGCGATCGTCGGCGTGGTCACCCAGCGCGCCGGTACGCGGCGGTCCCAGCACAAGCGCTACCTCTGA